A single Thunnus thynnus chromosome 6, fThuThy2.1, whole genome shotgun sequence DNA region contains:
- the LOC137184109 gene encoding potassium voltage-gated channel subfamily KQT member 2-like isoform X3, translating to MAKGKTQSPGAEDGAEGSPSKVTKTWSFNEKNRGPKHTFRVRGSTSRQNSEEASLPGEEIGDDKTCHCEFLTQELPPGLKVAIRAICIMRFLVSKRRFKESLRPYDVMDVIEQYSAGHLDMLSRIKNLQSRVDQIVGKGPKAEGEAAEDQSMMGRLVKVEKQVVCMDRKLDFLVNVYVQRMGIPRSETEAFFNSKEPYPAPPYHSPEESKEEKEGKEEVKEEKEVKTCSAADVLCSDGSLEKKDPLLGRSVARSVGTPSGSNSRPSTSWQHQLQHPLSQPAWNSSVANTPSPVGGDHSPSLFRLPPPPAPVHDRSSSGPGGSGRESGSQSRRRQRRQRCQQDATAVESDTSLSIPSVDHEELERSFSGFSISQAKEDFFGPSFFTGSGGGGGAGTEAGAGPSLCARVRPFIAEGESDTDSDLYAPSPLSFTGEVSYGERGWPGLK from the exons ATGGCCAAAGGGAAGACCCAGTCTCCTGGGGCAGAGGACGGGGCTGAGGGGAGCCCCAGCAAGGTCACCAAGACCTGGAGCTTCAATGAGAAGAACAGAGGACCAAAGCACACCTTCAGAGTCCGGGGCAGCACCTCACGCCAAAACTCAGAGG AGGCGAGCCTCCCAGGAGAGGAAATTGGTGATGATAAGACTTGCCACTGTGAGTTTCTCACTCAAGAATTACCACCAGGCTTGAAGGTTGCAATAAGGGCAATCTG CATCATGAGGTTTCTGGTGTCTAAGAGGAGATTCAAAGAGAGCTTGCGGCCTTATGATGTCATGGATGTGATTGAGCAGTACTCTGCAGGTCACCTGGACATGCTGTCTCGAATTAAGAACCTGCAATCCAG AGTTGACCAGATAGTAGGTAAAGGTCCTAAAGCTGAGGGAGAGGCTGCAGAGGACCAGAGCATGATGGGACGTCTGGTCAAAGTGGAAAAACAG GTGGTCTGTATGGACAGGAAACTTGATTTCCTGgtaaatgtgtatgtgcagCGTATGGGCATCCCTCGCTCTGAAACAGAGGCCTTTTTCAACTCCAAAGAGCCGTATCCAGCCCCGCCTTACCACAGCCCAGAGGAGAgcaaggaggagaaggagggaaaagaggaggtgaaggaggaaaaggaggtgAAGACATGCTCAGCTGCAGATGTCCTGTGTTCTGATGGGTCTTTGGAAAAGAAAGATCCTTTACTGGGTCGGTCTGTGGCGAGATCAGTGGGTACTCCCTCCGGCAGCAACAGCCGCCCCTCTACCTCCTGGCAGCACCAGCTGCAGCACCCCCTCAGCCAACCTGCCTGGAACAGCAGCGTGGCCAACACCCCTTCACCTGTTGGTGGCGACCATTCGCCCAGCCTGTTCCGCCTTCCGCCTCCACCTGCTCCAGTTCACGACCGATCTTCCTCTGGTCCTGGTGGCAGCGGACGAGAGAGCGGTTCCCAGAGCAGGAGGCGCCAGAGAAGGCAGAGGTGTCAGCAGGATGCCACTGCCGTGGAGAGTGACACGTCTCTCTCCATCCCGTCTGTTGACCACGAGGAGCTGGAGCGCTCCTTCAGCGGCTTCAGCATCTCCCAGGCCAAGGAGGACTTCTTTGGGCCTTCCTTCTTTACAGGTTcaggagggggaggtggagcAGGGACTGAAGCTGGAGCTGGACCTTCACTCTGTGCCAGGGTTAGACCCTTCATAGCAGAGGGCGAATCAGACACAGACTCTGACCTCTATGCTCCCTCACCTCTGTCCTTTACTGGAGAGGTCTCATATGGAGAGAGGGGATGGCCGGGACTGAAGTAG
- the LOC137184109 gene encoding potassium voltage-gated channel subfamily KQT member 2-like isoform X4, with protein MVQKSLNGGVYPTQAGEKKHKVGFVGLDPGAPESSRDGALLIAGSESTKRSSILCRPRSSISAGRPRPSKKNASYRKLQNFLYNALERPRGWAFIYHAYVFLLVFSCLILSVFATIKEFRNSSESALYILEIVTIVVFGVEYIVRIWAAGCCCRYRGWRGRLKFARKPFCIIDIMVLIASVSVLAAGSQGNVFATSAIRSLRFLQILRMLRMDRRGGTWKLLGSVVYAHSKELITAWYIGFLCLILASFLVYSVEKESNTEFETYADALWWGLITLTTIGYGDKVPKTWNGRLLAATFSMIGVAFFALPAGILGSGFALKVQEQHRQKHFEKRRNPAAGLIQAAWRFYATNLSRTDLVSTWDFYEQTVAIPMYR; from the exons ATGGTGCAGAAATCTCTCAACGGCGGGGTTTACCCAACTCAAGCCGGAGAGAAGAAGCACAAAGTCGGGTTCGTTGGTTTGGACCCCGGGGCTCCTGAATCCAGCAGGGATGGGGCGCTGCTCATTGCGGGTTCGGAAAGCACCAAGCGGAGCAGCATCCTCTGCAGACCGAGGTCCAGCATCTCCGCCGGGAGACCCAGACCGTCGAAGAAAAATGCCAGCTATCGGAAACTACAGAATTTTCTCTATAATGCGCTGGAAAGACCGCGGGGATGGGCGTTCATCTACCACGCTTATGT ATTCCTGTTGGTCTTCTCCTGTCTCATACTCTCAGTCTTTGCCACCATCAAAGAGTTCAGAAATAGCTCAGAGAGTGCCTTGTACATCCTG GAAATTGTGACCATCGTGGTGTTTGGAGTGGAGTACATCGTAAGGATATgggctgctggctgctgctgtcgatacagaggatggagagggaggCTGAAATTTGCCAGAAAGCCTTTCTGTATCATAG acaTCATGGTGCTGATTGCCTCAGTATCTGTACTGGCAGCTGGATCTCAGGGCAATGTTTTTGCCACTTCAGCAATCAGGAGTCTGAGATTCCTGCAGATCCTCCGTATGCTGCGTATGGACCGCCGTGGAggcacctggaagctgctcGGATCTGTAGTTTATGCCCACAGCAAG GAGCTCATCACAGCATGGTACATAGGCTTCCTGTGCCTCATTCTGGCTTCGTTCCTGGTCTACTCTGTGGAAAAGGAGTCAAATACTGAGTTTGAGACCTATGCTGATGCTCTTTGGTGGGGACTG ATCACTCTCACTACCATCGGCTATGGTGATAAGGTTCCCAAGACCTGGAATGGACGCTTGTTGGCCGCCACATTCAGTATGATCGGGGTGGCCTTCTTTGCTCTTCCTGCT GGCATCCTGGGTTCTGGCTTTGCTCTGAAAGTCCAAGAGCAGCATAGGCAGAAACATTTTGAGAAGAGACGTAATCCTGCAGCAGGCCTCATCCAG GCTGCTTGGAGGTTTTATGCTACCAACCTTTCCCGTACAGATCTGGTGTCTACCTGGGATTTCTATGAGCAGACTGTAGCCATTCCAATGTACAGGTAA
- the LOC137184109 gene encoding potassium voltage-gated channel subfamily KQT member 2-like isoform X2 yields MVQKSLNGGVYPTQAGEKKHKVGFVGLDPGAPESSRDGALLIAGSESTKRSSILCRPRSSISAGRPRPSKKNASYRKLQNFLYNALERPRGWAFIYHAYVFLLVFSCLILSVFATIKEFRNSSESALYILEIVTIVVFGVEYIVRIWAAGCCCRYRGWRGRLKFARKPFCIIDIMVLIASVSVLAAGSQGNVFATSAIRSLRFLQILRMLRMDRRGGTWKLLGSVVYAHSKELITAWYIGFLCLILASFLVYSVEKESNTEFETYADALWWGLITLTTIGYGDKVPKTWNGRLLAATFSMIGVAFFALPAGILGSGFALKVQEQHRQKHFEKRRNPAAGLIQAAWRFYATNLSRTDLVSTWDFYEQTVAIPMYRLIPPLNQLDLLRNLKGKSFRKESQAETSPSNENAHKDRLCGCCPRTISRKASLKDKVFPSPSKAPMAKGKTQSPGAEDGAEGSPSKVTKTWSFNEKNRGPKHTFRVRGSTSRQNSEAIEGLISKTLGYFVGWLLWGI; encoded by the exons ATGGTGCAGAAATCTCTCAACGGCGGGGTTTACCCAACTCAAGCCGGAGAGAAGAAGCACAAAGTCGGGTTCGTTGGTTTGGACCCCGGGGCTCCTGAATCCAGCAGGGATGGGGCGCTGCTCATTGCGGGTTCGGAAAGCACCAAGCGGAGCAGCATCCTCTGCAGACCGAGGTCCAGCATCTCCGCCGGGAGACCCAGACCGTCGAAGAAAAATGCCAGCTATCGGAAACTACAGAATTTTCTCTATAATGCGCTGGAAAGACCGCGGGGATGGGCGTTCATCTACCACGCTTATGT ATTCCTGTTGGTCTTCTCCTGTCTCATACTCTCAGTCTTTGCCACCATCAAAGAGTTCAGAAATAGCTCAGAGAGTGCCTTGTACATCCTG GAAATTGTGACCATCGTGGTGTTTGGAGTGGAGTACATCGTAAGGATATgggctgctggctgctgctgtcgatacagaggatggagagggaggCTGAAATTTGCCAGAAAGCCTTTCTGTATCATAG acaTCATGGTGCTGATTGCCTCAGTATCTGTACTGGCAGCTGGATCTCAGGGCAATGTTTTTGCCACTTCAGCAATCAGGAGTCTGAGATTCCTGCAGATCCTCCGTATGCTGCGTATGGACCGCCGTGGAggcacctggaagctgctcGGATCTGTAGTTTATGCCCACAGCAAG GAGCTCATCACAGCATGGTACATAGGCTTCCTGTGCCTCATTCTGGCTTCGTTCCTGGTCTACTCTGTGGAAAAGGAGTCAAATACTGAGTTTGAGACCTATGCTGATGCTCTTTGGTGGGGACTG ATCACTCTCACTACCATCGGCTATGGTGATAAGGTTCCCAAGACCTGGAATGGACGCTTGTTGGCCGCCACATTCAGTATGATCGGGGTGGCCTTCTTTGCTCTTCCTGCT GGCATCCTGGGTTCTGGCTTTGCTCTGAAAGTCCAAGAGCAGCATAGGCAGAAACATTTTGAGAAGAGACGTAATCCTGCAGCAGGCCTCATCCAG GCTGCTTGGAGGTTTTATGCTACCAACCTTTCCCGTACAGATCTGGTGTCTACCTGGGATTTCTATGAGCAGACTGTAGCCATTCCAATGTACAG ACTTATTCCACCTCTGAATCAGCTGGACCTGCTGAGGAATCTGAAGGGCAAGTCATTCAG GAAGGAGTCTCAAGCAGAAACCTCTCCCAG TAATGAAAatgcacacaaagacagactttgCGGGTGCTGTCCGAGAACTATTAG TCGGAAGGCCAGCCTGAAGGACAAAGTGTTCCCCAGTCCCTCCAAGGCTCCCATGGCCAAAGGGAAGACCCAGTCTCCTGGGGCAGAGGACGGGGCTGAGGGGAGCCCCAGCAAGGTCACCAAGACCTGGAGCTTCAATGAGAAGAACAGAGGACCAAAGCACACCTTCAGAGTCCGGGGCAGCACCTCACGCCAAAACTCAGAGG CAATTGAAGGTTTAATAAGTAAGACATTGGGATATTTTGTTGGTTGGCTTCTATGGGGgatataa
- the LOC137184109 gene encoding potassium voltage-gated channel subfamily KQT member 2-like isoform X1 has protein sequence MVQKSLNGGVYPTQAGEKKHKVGFVGLDPGAPESSRDGALLIAGSESTKRSSILCRPRSSISAGRPRPSKKNASYRKLQNFLYNALERPRGWAFIYHAYVFLLVFSCLILSVFATIKEFRNSSESALYILEIVTIVVFGVEYIVRIWAAGCCCRYRGWRGRLKFARKPFCIIDIMVLIASVSVLAAGSQGNVFATSAIRSLRFLQILRMLRMDRRGGTWKLLGSVVYAHSKELITAWYIGFLCLILASFLVYSVEKESNTEFETYADALWWGLITLTTIGYGDKVPKTWNGRLLAATFSMIGVAFFALPAGILGSGFALKVQEQHRQKHFEKRRNPAAGLIQAAWRFYATNLSRTDLVSTWDFYEQTVAIPMYRLIPPLNQLDLLRNLKGKSFRKESQAETSPSNENAHKDRLCGCCPRTISRKASLKDKVFPSPSKAPMAKGKTQSPGAEDGAEGSPSKVTKTWSFNEKNRGPKHTFRVRGSTSRQNSEEASLPGEEIGDDKTCHCEFLTQELPPGLKVAIRAICIMRFLVSKRRFKESLRPYDVMDVIEQYSAGHLDMLSRIKNLQSRVDQIVGKGPKAEGEAAEDQSMMGRLVKVEKQVVCMDRKLDFLVNVYVQRMGIPRSETEAFFNSKEPYPAPPYHSPEESKEEKEGKEEVKEEKEVKTCSAADVLCSDGSLEKKDPLLGRSVARSVGTPSGSNSRPSTSWQHQLQHPLSQPAWNSSVANTPSPVGGDHSPSLFRLPPPPAPVHDRSSSGPGGSGRESGSQSRRRQRRQRCQQDATAVESDTSLSIPSVDHEELERSFSGFSISQAKEDFFGPSFFTGSGGGGGAGTEAGAGPSLCARVRPFIAEGESDTDSDLYAPSPLSFTGEVSYGERGWPGLK, from the exons ATGGTGCAGAAATCTCTCAACGGCGGGGTTTACCCAACTCAAGCCGGAGAGAAGAAGCACAAAGTCGGGTTCGTTGGTTTGGACCCCGGGGCTCCTGAATCCAGCAGGGATGGGGCGCTGCTCATTGCGGGTTCGGAAAGCACCAAGCGGAGCAGCATCCTCTGCAGACCGAGGTCCAGCATCTCCGCCGGGAGACCCAGACCGTCGAAGAAAAATGCCAGCTATCGGAAACTACAGAATTTTCTCTATAATGCGCTGGAAAGACCGCGGGGATGGGCGTTCATCTACCACGCTTATGT ATTCCTGTTGGTCTTCTCCTGTCTCATACTCTCAGTCTTTGCCACCATCAAAGAGTTCAGAAATAGCTCAGAGAGTGCCTTGTACATCCTG GAAATTGTGACCATCGTGGTGTTTGGAGTGGAGTACATCGTAAGGATATgggctgctggctgctgctgtcgatacagaggatggagagggaggCTGAAATTTGCCAGAAAGCCTTTCTGTATCATAG acaTCATGGTGCTGATTGCCTCAGTATCTGTACTGGCAGCTGGATCTCAGGGCAATGTTTTTGCCACTTCAGCAATCAGGAGTCTGAGATTCCTGCAGATCCTCCGTATGCTGCGTATGGACCGCCGTGGAggcacctggaagctgctcGGATCTGTAGTTTATGCCCACAGCAAG GAGCTCATCACAGCATGGTACATAGGCTTCCTGTGCCTCATTCTGGCTTCGTTCCTGGTCTACTCTGTGGAAAAGGAGTCAAATACTGAGTTTGAGACCTATGCTGATGCTCTTTGGTGGGGACTG ATCACTCTCACTACCATCGGCTATGGTGATAAGGTTCCCAAGACCTGGAATGGACGCTTGTTGGCCGCCACATTCAGTATGATCGGGGTGGCCTTCTTTGCTCTTCCTGCT GGCATCCTGGGTTCTGGCTTTGCTCTGAAAGTCCAAGAGCAGCATAGGCAGAAACATTTTGAGAAGAGACGTAATCCTGCAGCAGGCCTCATCCAG GCTGCTTGGAGGTTTTATGCTACCAACCTTTCCCGTACAGATCTGGTGTCTACCTGGGATTTCTATGAGCAGACTGTAGCCATTCCAATGTACAG ACTTATTCCACCTCTGAATCAGCTGGACCTGCTGAGGAATCTGAAGGGCAAGTCATTCAG GAAGGAGTCTCAAGCAGAAACCTCTCCCAG TAATGAAAatgcacacaaagacagactttgCGGGTGCTGTCCGAGAACTATTAG TCGGAAGGCCAGCCTGAAGGACAAAGTGTTCCCCAGTCCCTCCAAGGCTCCCATGGCCAAAGGGAAGACCCAGTCTCCTGGGGCAGAGGACGGGGCTGAGGGGAGCCCCAGCAAGGTCACCAAGACCTGGAGCTTCAATGAGAAGAACAGAGGACCAAAGCACACCTTCAGAGTCCGGGGCAGCACCTCACGCCAAAACTCAGAGG AGGCGAGCCTCCCAGGAGAGGAAATTGGTGATGATAAGACTTGCCACTGTGAGTTTCTCACTCAAGAATTACCACCAGGCTTGAAGGTTGCAATAAGGGCAATCTG CATCATGAGGTTTCTGGTGTCTAAGAGGAGATTCAAAGAGAGCTTGCGGCCTTATGATGTCATGGATGTGATTGAGCAGTACTCTGCAGGTCACCTGGACATGCTGTCTCGAATTAAGAACCTGCAATCCAG AGTTGACCAGATAGTAGGTAAAGGTCCTAAAGCTGAGGGAGAGGCTGCAGAGGACCAGAGCATGATGGGACGTCTGGTCAAAGTGGAAAAACAG GTGGTCTGTATGGACAGGAAACTTGATTTCCTGgtaaatgtgtatgtgcagCGTATGGGCATCCCTCGCTCTGAAACAGAGGCCTTTTTCAACTCCAAAGAGCCGTATCCAGCCCCGCCTTACCACAGCCCAGAGGAGAgcaaggaggagaaggagggaaaagaggaggtgaaggaggaaaaggaggtgAAGACATGCTCAGCTGCAGATGTCCTGTGTTCTGATGGGTCTTTGGAAAAGAAAGATCCTTTACTGGGTCGGTCTGTGGCGAGATCAGTGGGTACTCCCTCCGGCAGCAACAGCCGCCCCTCTACCTCCTGGCAGCACCAGCTGCAGCACCCCCTCAGCCAACCTGCCTGGAACAGCAGCGTGGCCAACACCCCTTCACCTGTTGGTGGCGACCATTCGCCCAGCCTGTTCCGCCTTCCGCCTCCACCTGCTCCAGTTCACGACCGATCTTCCTCTGGTCCTGGTGGCAGCGGACGAGAGAGCGGTTCCCAGAGCAGGAGGCGCCAGAGAAGGCAGAGGTGTCAGCAGGATGCCACTGCCGTGGAGAGTGACACGTCTCTCTCCATCCCGTCTGTTGACCACGAGGAGCTGGAGCGCTCCTTCAGCGGCTTCAGCATCTCCCAGGCCAAGGAGGACTTCTTTGGGCCTTCCTTCTTTACAGGTTcaggagggggaggtggagcAGGGACTGAAGCTGGAGCTGGACCTTCACTCTGTGCCAGGGTTAGACCCTTCATAGCAGAGGGCGAATCAGACACAGACTCTGACCTCTATGCTCCCTCACCTCTGTCCTTTACTGGAGAGGTCTCATATGGAGAGAGGGGATGGCCGGGACTGAAGTAG